One Nitrospirota bacterium genomic window, ATCCTGTCTCACTGATGATGCTGGAGATGGTCTCGACAATGGTCTGCTTGTGGAACTGGCGGGCCGATAGGTTTATTGACAGGTTCAGCGTCGGGACTCCGTCGTCCTGCCAAGCCTTCGCCTGCCTGCAGGCTTCCCGTATTACCCATTCTCCGATCGGAATGATCAGCCCGGTGTCCTCGGCAATAGGGATGAACCTTGAAGGAGGCATGTCGCCGAGTTCCGGATTGACCCAGCGCAGCAGGGCTTCCATGCCTACCGTAGTTTCTGTTTCTGTTTCGATCTGGGGCTGGAAATAGAGCTGGAATTCACCGAGTTCCAGTGCGTGGCGCAGCTTGGATTCGATGAAGAGCTTCTCGATGATCCTGCGGTTCATCTCGCTGGTAAAGAACTGGAAGTTATTCTTGCCCATGCTTTTTGCATAATACATGGCAGTGTCGGCATTCTTCAGCAGGGGCTCCATCTCGTCAGAATCAGCCGGATAGATCGTAATGCCTATGCTTGTTGTGATGTAGATCTTGTGGCCCTCTATTTCAAAGGGCTCAGAAACAGCCTGCATAAAGTGCTGTGCCACCTGTGCAGCTTTTTCAATATCGGTAATATCGGACAGGATTACGGCGAACTCATCGCCGCCGAGGCGGGATATGGTGTCAGCTTCCCTGATGCTGTATCGCAGTCGTCGCGAGACATCGACCAGCAGCTGGTCGCCTAACCTGTGGCCAAGCGTGTCGTTGACCTCCTTGAACCGGTCGAGATCAAGGAGCATCACGGCAAGCATCTTCTTGTTGCGCCGCGCCAGCGCTACTGCCTGCGTAAGACGGTCGCTAAAGAGTATGCGGTTGGGGAGGTTGGTGAGGCTGTCGTGATGGGCCAGGTGTTCTAAACGCTCCTCGGTTTTTTTTATGGCAGAGATGTCTGCGGCAATGGCAACATAATGGCTCACCGCATTTGTATCGTCCCTGACCGGGCCGATCGAAAGCCAGACAGGGTATATCTCGCCATTTTTTCTTTTGTCCCATACTTCTCCCTGCCAGCTGCCTCTGCGGAGGATCGATTTCCATATATGCATATGGGCACGTCGTGAATTGCGATAGGACCGCAGGACCGTCGGCCGCCTGCCAATGACCTCTTCTTTTTCAAAACCGGTGATCCTGGTGAAGGCGTCGTTGACTTCGATGATTTTTGCCTGATGGTCGGTTATGAGCACTGCCTCGTTCGTATTTTCAAAAAACTTGCCTAAAAGACGAAGCCTGTTTTCAACAGCCTGCCGCTCAAGAAGCTCCTGTTCGAGCATCCTGTTGGATTCGCTCAGCTGCCGGGTGCGTTCCAATACCTTCTGCTCAAGCTCATTGTGGGCATTACGAAGCGCTTCCTCTGACTGCTTGCGTAGCGTGATGTCCTCGGATATCGTTATGATGCAGGTAGGGTTTCCATCAGGGTCTCTTACCGGGATGGATTTCAGCTGCACGGGGAAGGTGGTCCTGTCTTTGCGAATCTCGATGACCTCACGCGTCCATTCCTTCCATGCTGATACATCGTTAGGGTTCCGCCTTTTCCTGCGCTTGTCAGGGCTGAAGACGCCTACATTCATACCGACAAGCTCTTCAACTGTGTACCCGTGTATCATGGCTTCTGCCGGATTTGTATAGAGAATTTTGCCGTCAATGTCGGCGATGGTGATACCGGTAGAGATCGTCTCGATGGATGTCTTCAGGAGTCTCAGTTCATCCTTGGTTTCAGAGAAGAGGCTGTGCTGTATTTCGAGTGTATTGGGCCGTCGGATGAGTGTTTTACGCTTCCCAGTCTGAGACGCCGGAGTTTTCCAGTTCTGTTTTGGTCTGTCCTTCATCTTCGTGCCTGATAGATAAGATTTTACAGATTCCTGAAGCTCTGATTTTAGGTTATCACACTTACTTCTTATTGTCAGTTAATAAGACATGGCCGGAATCGCAGCTTTCAACAATATATTCTTCAATCATCCTTAAAATGTGGCTGCAGGGGAAACGCTGAAATATGATAGTTAGAAGCAAATGAAAATTCGCTGACGCAGCTTTGGGTCTTCCACTTTCTTGCACACAAGATATAGCGCATCTATGTATTGCCAATACAAAATATAGAAATGATAAAAAAAGTTTAATTTCTCCTTGACAAAGATTTCAACCTCCTATAAATTTAGTGGTAAATAGTGGTAGAAAGTGGAGGAGTAATGCCAGGTTTCTCTGGAAAATACTATTACAGTGTGGACCCCAAGGGTCGGATCATGGTTCCTTCTCCTTTCCGTGAAATCATTTCCACTAATTATAATCCCAAACTCTATGTTGTCAATGCACTTATTGACAAGTGCCTCCTCATCTATCCGCAGGAAGAATGGCTGAAGCTTGAAGAAAAGGTCAGACAGCTGCCGAGCATGGACGAGTCAGTGCAGTATTTCAAGAGAAAGGTCATAGCCTCTGCCCAGGAAGTTGGCAAAACTTACGTCATACGGTATTTAGATGACGATCATGCATCTCCCGGTCATGTCAGGGGAGGTGATCGAAACACTCGCTCCTCACCGGGGCGGGATATATGTAGATGCAACAGTAGGACTCGGGGGACATTCTGAAATGATTCTTTCACTGGTCGGTCAGGATGTAAGAGTTGTCGGGCTGGACAGGGATGAGCAGGCACTGAAGAGGGCTGCTCAGCGTCTGACCGACAGCAGGGTTTTGCTGAAGAAGGGCACCTTCTCTCATATGGAAGAGGTGCTTAACGCGGAAGGGATACTCGAGGCTGACGGTATCCTCCTCGATCTGGGTGTTTCGATGATGCAGCTCAAGGACCCGGTGCGGGGATTCAGTTTTCTCTCAAACGAAAGGCTTGACATGCGAATGGACAACGCACAACTTCTGAGCGCCTGGGACATGGTAAATACCTATGACGAGCAGGAACTGGTCCGCATTCTCAGGGAATACGGCGAGGAATACAGGGCCGCCAGGGTGGTAAGAGCAATCGTGAGCGCACGGAAAAGCAAAACGATCGATACCTGTGCGGAACTGGCTGATGTCGTGTTCCGCGCTCTGGGCAGAAGCGGCCGCACCCATCCTGCAACGCGGACGTTCCAGGCGCTGAGGATAGCGTTAAACAGGGAGCTTGATGAGCTGAGACTCGGGCTTGAAGCCTCCATCAGAATGCTGAAGAGGGGTGGAAGGCTCTGTGTTATTTCGTATCACTCCCTGGAGGACAGGATTGTGAAGAACTTCATACGTGAAAACGCAAAATCAGCAACGGTGAAGCAGCTTACCAAGAAGCCTCTTGTTCCCTCGAAAGAGGAGATGAGGCAGAACCCGTCATCGCGGAGCGCAAAGCTCAGAGGAGCCGAAAAGCTATGAGAAGGTCGAAAAAAGGCGGAATGTTTTCATGGGCGTACAGGCCATTATGTTTTGCTGTTGTGCTGATTGCTCTTTTCGGCCTCGTGTGGCTGCGTTCGAGTGTTACGACCGCGGCCTACAGCATACGTGACCTTGAAGATAAACGTACCACAGCGCTCAAGGAACTGAAGACGCTCATGGCCGAGCGGTCAAAGCTTATGGCGATCTCGAGCATTGACCTTCCGAATCAGGTCCAGACCCAGGGTGAGAAGAAATTGGTAAGCGGCAATTATGTTTTCCCTGATCGGGTGAAAGTTATCCATGTGACACGGACTAAGGGGCCTGAGGCATACAAGGCGTCGTATCAGGAGGAGAAGAAGAATTGAAGCAGCCCTGGCTGAATAACGGCGAAGCCGGTAGAAAAAGGACCGTGATCCTCAATACGGTCATCATCTTCAGCTTTGTCGTCGTATTTTTCAGGCTTGCCGATATTATGATACTGAAGAACAAGTTTTACACGGAAAAGGCAAAGTCCCAGCAGGTCAAGACAGAGGATATCCAGGCGCGTCGCGGCAATATCTATGACCGCAGGGGCCGCGAGATAGCCATAAACCTCGAGATGGAGTCGCTCTATTGCGACCCGTCAGAGGCAGGCACCAATCCTGAGAATGTCAAACAGCTTTCCTCAGTCCTGAGCGTTGAGCCGAAGGCAATACAGGCAAAGCTTGCCCAGGAAAAGAGGTTTGTCTGGGTAGACCGGAAACTGAGTCTTGAGACTGCTGAGCGGGTCAGAAAGCTCAAGATGAAGGGATTCGGCTTTATGGCTGAAGCCAAGAGGTTCTATCCGCGGGGCATTCTTGCTTCGCATATTGTCGGGGCTGTGGGAAAAGAGAACCAGCCTCTTGAGGGCATTGAACTCAAATACGACAAATACCTGAGGACATCCAGCGGCAAGGTTCAGGTTGCCAGAGATGCGAGCGGCAGGGTCCTATCCACCGGTATGGTCATGGAGAGCAAGGGCAATGACATCATCCTGACGATCGACGAGGGGCTCCAGTATATTGCGGAAAAGGAGCTCGACAAGGCGATGCTGAAATGGCGGTCCGTTGCGGCGACCGCGATCATGATGGACCCTTTCACGGGCGAAATTCTTGCCCTGGCGGCCAGACCCGCCTTTGATCTGAACGAGATCATGAAGGCCGGCAAGAATGACGTGCGCAACAGGGCCATTACTGATATCTATGAACCTGGTTCCACGTTTAAAGTTGTGGCCGGAAGCGCGGCGATCGAGGAAAAGCTTTTCCCTGCAGGTCAGACCTTTGACTGCAGCAGGGGAAGCATCGAGGTCGGCGGCAAGAATATTAAGGACGCGCACAAGCACGGTCTGCTCACCTTTGAAGAGGTTATACAGAAATCTTCGAATGTGGGGACCATAATGATCGCAATGAAACTCGGCAGGGAGAGGCTTTATGATTATACGAAACGCTTCGGTTTTGGCGACAGAACGAACATTGACCTGCCCGGAGAGGTGTCAGGCTGGATACGCAAGCCTGAGAAATGGTCAGCCACATCGCTTGGCGCTATCCCGATCGGGCAGGAGGTTGCCGTAACGCCGCTTCAGGTGCTGAGGGCGTATTCCGCTATAGCCAACGGCGGGTATCTCGTGCAGCCTCATCTGGTGTCTGAGATCCGGACGCCCGAAGGCCAGCCGGTATTCTCCTTCAGTCCGGATCAGAAGAAGAGGATCATATCCGAGAAGACCGCTGCGAGAATGCGGGATATCCTGAAGACTGTTGTTGAGGAGGGCGGTACCGCAACGGGCGCGGCAATTGACGGCAACAAGGTGGCAGGCAAGACAGGTACTGCCCAGCTTGTGGACCAGAGGACAAAGCGTTATTCAAAAGACCGCTTTATCAGCTCATTTGTGGGGTTTGTGCCTGCCGACAACCCGAAGATCGCCATGATCGTTGTGGTGCACGAGCCGAAAGGTGCGATATACGGCGGTGTTGTCGCCGCACCGGTCTTCAAGACGGTTGCTGACCAGGCGCTTTCCTATATGAACGTGCCTCGCGATGACAGCTCAGGCAAGAACGTTCTGCTGGTGTCACGATGAGCATGAAGCAGATAGCCGGGGATCGGAAGAAATGAAGATAACAGAACTGATAGAGCAAGAGGAGATTGTCAGCATCACGGGCAGCAGTGAACGGCTGGTGACCGGCATTTCCTATGATTCCCGGAAAGTTGAGCCAGGCCATCTGTTTGTTGCGATGCAGGGAGAGAAGGCTGATGGTCATAATTTTATCGAAAGTGCGGTACAGAAGGGTGCAATAGCGATCGTCCATGACAAGGAGATTGCG contains:
- the rsmH gene encoding 16S rRNA (cytosine(1402)-N(4))-methyltransferase RsmH — protein: MTIMHLPVMSGEVIETLAPHRGGIYVDATVGLGGHSEMILSLVGQDVRVVGLDRDEQALKRAAQRLTDSRVLLKKGTFSHMEEVLNAEGILEADGILLDLGVSMMQLKDPVRGFSFLSNERLDMRMDNAQLLSAWDMVNTYDEQELVRILREYGEEYRAARVVRAIVSARKSKTIDTCAELADVVFRALGRSGRTHPATRTFQALRIALNRELDELRLGLEASIRMLKRGGRLCVISYHSLEDRIVKNFIRENAKSATVKQLTKKPLVPSKEEMRQNPSSRSAKLRGAEKL
- a CDS encoding EAL domain-containing protein codes for the protein MKDRPKQNWKTPASQTGKRKTLIRRPNTLEIQHSLFSETKDELRLLKTSIETISTGITIADIDGKILYTNPAEAMIHGYTVEELVGMNVGVFSPDKRRKRRNPNDVSAWKEWTREVIEIRKDRTTFPVQLKSIPVRDPDGNPTCIITISEDITLRKQSEEALRNAHNELEQKVLERTRQLSESNRMLEQELLERQAVENRLRLLGKFFENTNEAVLITDHQAKIIEVNDAFTRITGFEKEEVIGRRPTVLRSYRNSRRAHMHIWKSILRRGSWQGEVWDKRKNGEIYPVWLSIGPVRDDTNAVSHYVAIAADISAIKKTEERLEHLAHHDSLTNLPNRILFSDRLTQAVALARRNKKMLAVMLLDLDRFKEVNDTLGHRLGDQLLVDVSRRLRYSIREADTISRLGGDEFAVILSDITDIEKAAQVAQHFMQAVSEPFEIEGHKIYITTSIGITIYPADSDEMEPLLKNADTAMYYAKSMGKNNFQFFTSEMNRRIIEKLFIESKLRHALELGEFQLYFQPQIETETETTVGMEALLRWVNPELGDMPPSRFIPIAEDTGLIIPIGEWVIREACRQAKAWQDDGVPTLNLSINLSARQFHKQTIVETISSIISETGFDPRHLELEITESVIMQDVDDNIRTLRRLKDLGLRLSIDDFGTGYSSLNYLKRFPIDVLKIDQSFVRDISSGPDNSSVVSAIIALAHSLNLKVIAEGVETAEQLAFLKERGCNEVQGFYFSKPIPGHQVKDLFRKGQKICRPPLKGLMRSASCPKSGRKPLPR
- a CDS encoding penicillin-binding protein 2, giving the protein MKQPWLNNGEAGRKRTVILNTVIIFSFVVVFFRLADIMILKNKFYTEKAKSQQVKTEDIQARRGNIYDRRGREIAINLEMESLYCDPSEAGTNPENVKQLSSVLSVEPKAIQAKLAQEKRFVWVDRKLSLETAERVRKLKMKGFGFMAEAKRFYPRGILASHIVGAVGKENQPLEGIELKYDKYLRTSSGKVQVARDASGRVLSTGMVMESKGNDIILTIDEGLQYIAEKELDKAMLKWRSVAATAIMMDPFTGEILALAARPAFDLNEIMKAGKNDVRNRAITDIYEPGSTFKVVAGSAAIEEKLFPAGQTFDCSRGSIEVGGKNIKDAHKHGLLTFEEVIQKSSNVGTIMIAMKLGRERLYDYTKRFGFGDRTNIDLPGEVSGWIRKPEKWSATSLGAIPIGQEVAVTPLQVLRAYSAIANGGYLVQPHLVSEIRTPEGQPVFSFSPDQKKRIISEKTAARMRDILKTVVEEGGTATGAAIDGNKVAGKTGTAQLVDQRTKRYSKDRFISSFVGFVPADNPKIAMIVVVHEPKGAIYGGVVAAPVFKTVADQALSYMNVPRDDSSGKNVLLVSR